From Solea senegalensis isolate Sse05_10M linkage group LG7, IFAPA_SoseM_1, whole genome shotgun sequence, a single genomic window includes:
- the irx5a gene encoding iroquois-class homeodomain protein IRX-5a isoform X2, translating into MAYPQGYLYQPSASLALYSCPAYSTSVISGPRTEELGRSSSGSAFAPYAGSTAFTSASPGYNSHLPYSADAAAAATFTSYVSSPYDHTTGMAGSIGYHPYATPLGTYPYGDPAYRKNATRDATATLKAWLNEHRKNPYPTKGEKIMLAIITKMTLTQVSTWFANARRRLKKENKMTWTPRNRSEDEEEDENIDLEKNDDDEPSKPTDKGESTDTEADHKLLNPGDMGCDRFKEESHGKDTDPLLSDSELQEQEERTTDLLPDSAKPTTSSPSTLPRGNQTVAQQDKPSDLSHAPSSVTSNVTSVIHSPPSAPKPKLWSLAEIATSSDRCKSSSSSSDAPQACPGLGQSAVMSTNASPSRSSPQCPLPNSTVLSRPLYYTSPFYPGYTNYGGSFGHLHSNHGSVTTGSTAHFNGLNQTVLNRAEALVRESQRVRGQTQVDLCKDSSYELKKGMSNI; encoded by the exons ATGGCGTATCCTCAGGGCTACTTGTACCAGCCGTCCGCTTCTCTAGCCCTGTATTCGTGTCCTGCGTACAGCACCAGCGTTATATCCGGACCCCGAACCGAGGAACTTGGGAGATCCTCCTCGGGATCTGCTTTTGCGCCCTATGCCGGATCTACTGCGTTCACCAGCGCCTCGCCAGGCTACAACTCCCACTTACCATACAGTGCAGACGCGGCGGCAGCTGCCACATTCACCTCGTACGTG aGTTCTCCTTATGACCACACCACGGGCATGGCCGGCTCGATAGGATACCATCCCTACGCAACGCCCTTGGGCACCTATCCTTACGGTGACCCAGCGTACCGTAAAAATGCAACCCGGGACGCCACGGCCACCCTGAAGGCCTGGCTCAACGAGCACCGCAAGAACCCTTATCCGACAAAGGGCGAGAAGATCATGCTGGCCATCATCACCAAAATGACCCTCACCCAGGTGTCCACCTGGTTCGCCAACGCCAGGAGGAGACTAAAGAAGGAGAACAAGATGACCTGGACTCCCCGGAACCGCagcgaggacgaggaggaggacgagaacATTGATTTGGAGAAAAACGACGACGACGAGCCAAGCAAGCCCACGGACAAGGGGGAATCCACAGACACGGAAGCAG ATCATAAACTGCTGAACCCGGGGGACATGGGCTGTGACAGATTTAAAGAGGAGAGCCATGGCAAAGACACGGACCCCCTTCTCAGCGACTCGGAGTTACAAGAGCAAGAGGAGCGGACTACAGACTTGCTGCCGGATTCCGCAAAACCAACCACTTCTTCCCCCTCCACGTTGCCCCGGGGGAACCAGACCGTTGCGCAACAAGACAAGCCGTCAGATTTGAGCCATGCACCGAGTTCGGTGACCAGCAACGTGACCTCTGTTATCCACTCGCCCCCTTCAGCCCCTAAACCCAAACTCTGGTCCCTGGCGGAGATCGCCACGTCCTCGGACAGgtgtaaaagcagcagcagcagcagcgacgcgCCACAGGCTTGTCCCGGCTTGGGCCAGAGCGCAGTCATGAGCACCAACGCGTCTCCATCACGGTCCTCCCCACAGTGTCCGCTCCCCAACAGCACTGTCCTGTCCAGGCCGCTGTACTACACCTCCCCTTTCTATCCCGGCTACACGAACTATGGCGGCAGCTTTGGACACCTTCACAGTAACCACGGCTCGGTCACCACGGGCTCCACGGCACATTTCAATGGATTAAACCAGACTGTGTTAAATAGAGCAGAGGCTTTGGTAAGAGAGAGCCAGAGAGTCAGAGGCCAAACGCAGGTAGATCTTTGTAAAGACTCCTCTTATGAACTAAAGAAAGGTATGTCAAACATTTAA
- the irx5a gene encoding iroquois-class homeodomain protein IRX-5a isoform X1, which yields MAYPQGYLYQPSASLALYSCPAYSTSVISGPRTEELGRSSSGSAFAPYAGSTAFTSASPGYNSHLPYSADAAAAATFTSYVVSKLKSSPYDHTTGMAGSIGYHPYATPLGTYPYGDPAYRKNATRDATATLKAWLNEHRKNPYPTKGEKIMLAIITKMTLTQVSTWFANARRRLKKENKMTWTPRNRSEDEEEDENIDLEKNDDDEPSKPTDKGESTDTEADHKLLNPGDMGCDRFKEESHGKDTDPLLSDSELQEQEERTTDLLPDSAKPTTSSPSTLPRGNQTVAQQDKPSDLSHAPSSVTSNVTSVIHSPPSAPKPKLWSLAEIATSSDRCKSSSSSSDAPQACPGLGQSAVMSTNASPSRSSPQCPLPNSTVLSRPLYYTSPFYPGYTNYGGSFGHLHSNHGSVTTGSTAHFNGLNQTVLNRAEALVRESQRVRGQTQVDLCKDSSYELKKGMSNI from the exons ATGGCGTATCCTCAGGGCTACTTGTACCAGCCGTCCGCTTCTCTAGCCCTGTATTCGTGTCCTGCGTACAGCACCAGCGTTATATCCGGACCCCGAACCGAGGAACTTGGGAGATCCTCCTCGGGATCTGCTTTTGCGCCCTATGCCGGATCTACTGCGTTCACCAGCGCCTCGCCAGGCTACAACTCCCACTTACCATACAGTGCAGACGCGGCGGCAGCTGCCACATTCACCTCGTACGTGGTGAGTAAACTAAAG aGTTCTCCTTATGACCACACCACGGGCATGGCCGGCTCGATAGGATACCATCCCTACGCAACGCCCTTGGGCACCTATCCTTACGGTGACCCAGCGTACCGTAAAAATGCAACCCGGGACGCCACGGCCACCCTGAAGGCCTGGCTCAACGAGCACCGCAAGAACCCTTATCCGACAAAGGGCGAGAAGATCATGCTGGCCATCATCACCAAAATGACCCTCACCCAGGTGTCCACCTGGTTCGCCAACGCCAGGAGGAGACTAAAGAAGGAGAACAAGATGACCTGGACTCCCCGGAACCGCagcgaggacgaggaggaggacgagaacATTGATTTGGAGAAAAACGACGACGACGAGCCAAGCAAGCCCACGGACAAGGGGGAATCCACAGACACGGAAGCAG ATCATAAACTGCTGAACCCGGGGGACATGGGCTGTGACAGATTTAAAGAGGAGAGCCATGGCAAAGACACGGACCCCCTTCTCAGCGACTCGGAGTTACAAGAGCAAGAGGAGCGGACTACAGACTTGCTGCCGGATTCCGCAAAACCAACCACTTCTTCCCCCTCCACGTTGCCCCGGGGGAACCAGACCGTTGCGCAACAAGACAAGCCGTCAGATTTGAGCCATGCACCGAGTTCGGTGACCAGCAACGTGACCTCTGTTATCCACTCGCCCCCTTCAGCCCCTAAACCCAAACTCTGGTCCCTGGCGGAGATCGCCACGTCCTCGGACAGgtgtaaaagcagcagcagcagcagcgacgcgCCACAGGCTTGTCCCGGCTTGGGCCAGAGCGCAGTCATGAGCACCAACGCGTCTCCATCACGGTCCTCCCCACAGTGTCCGCTCCCCAACAGCACTGTCCTGTCCAGGCCGCTGTACTACACCTCCCCTTTCTATCCCGGCTACACGAACTATGGCGGCAGCTTTGGACACCTTCACAGTAACCACGGCTCGGTCACCACGGGCTCCACGGCACATTTCAATGGATTAAACCAGACTGTGTTAAATAGAGCAGAGGCTTTGGTAAGAGAGAGCCAGAGAGTCAGAGGCCAAACGCAGGTAGATCTTTGTAAAGACTCCTCTTATGAACTAAAGAAAGGTATGTCAAACATTTAA